In Synechocystis sp. PCC 6714, the following are encoded in one genomic region:
- the hypD gene encoding hydrogenase formation protein HypD: MKYVDEYRNAPAVAHYRQAIAGEITQPWTLMEICGGQTHSIVKYGLDTLLPRKLTLIHGPGCPVCVTPMELIDQALWLARQPEIIFCSFGDMLRVPGSGEDLLTVKARGGDVRIVYSPLDCLAIAKDNPNREVVFFAVGFETTAPATALTLYQARAQRISNFSVLAAHVLVPPAMEALLANSNSLVQGFLAAGHVCTVMGTEIYQFIAQRYQIPIVITGFEPVDIMQGILACVHQLESGQFSCENQYRRSVQAQGNPHAQKIIEQVFEPVDRHWRGLGLIPASGLGLKWEFTPWDSAVKFAPLLKTMAPGTQETVCISGEILQGQRKPSDCPAFGTTCTPERPLGAPMVSSEGACAAYHRYRQKLPEQREISIV, encoded by the coding sequence ATGAAATACGTTGACGAATATCGCAATGCTCCGGCGGTGGCCCATTATCGTCAGGCGATCGCCGGGGAGATAACCCAACCTTGGACGCTGATGGAGATTTGTGGCGGCCAGACCCATAGCATTGTCAAATACGGCTTGGATACGCTGTTACCCAGGAAATTAACCCTGATCCACGGTCCCGGTTGTCCCGTGTGTGTCACCCCTATGGAGTTGATTGACCAGGCTTTGTGGTTGGCTCGGCAACCCGAAATTATTTTTTGTTCCTTTGGGGATATGTTGCGGGTACCCGGCAGTGGGGAGGACTTATTGACCGTCAAGGCCCGGGGGGGAGATGTCCGCATCGTTTATTCCCCTTTGGATTGTCTGGCGATCGCCAAGGATAACCCTAACCGAGAGGTGGTATTTTTTGCTGTGGGCTTTGAAACTACGGCCCCCGCCACTGCTCTCACTCTTTACCAAGCTAGGGCCCAACGGATTAGCAATTTCAGTGTACTTGCCGCCCACGTGTTAGTTCCCCCCGCCATGGAGGCTCTGTTGGCCAATTCTAATTCCCTAGTCCAGGGCTTTTTAGCGGCGGGCCATGTCTGCACGGTGATGGGGACAGAGATTTATCAGTTTATTGCCCAACGGTACCAAATACCTATTGTGATTACTGGCTTTGAGCCGGTGGACATTATGCAAGGCATTTTGGCCTGTGTCCACCAACTGGAGTCGGGGCAGTTTAGCTGTGAAAATCAATATCGGCGATCGGTTCAAGCCCAGGGTAATCCCCACGCTCAGAAAATTATCGAGCAAGTGTTTGAGCCAGTCGATCGCCATTGGCGGGGATTAGGCTTAATTCCAGCTAGTGGTCTGGGTCTTAAATGGGAATTCACCCCCTGGGATAGCGCGGTTAAATTTGCGCCCCTGCTGAAAACCATGGCCCCTGGGACACAGGAAACGGTATGCATAAGCGGGGAAATTTTACAGGGTCAACGGAAACCCTCTGATTGTCCAGCCTTTGGCACCACCTGCACTCCGGAACGGCCCTTGGGGGCGCCCATGGTCTCCTCAGAAGGGGCCTGTGCGGCCTACCATCGCTACCGGCAAAAATTACCGGAGCAGAGGGAAATCAGTATAGTTTAA